Below is a genomic region from Trichoderma asperellum chromosome 2, complete sequence.
GGCTTACGCCAGATGATGTCAATGCCCGTGACCGTCGGGCTGTAGATCTTGAACCACGTCTCCACGCCAGTCTTCATCAGCTGTCCTCGCAGCAGGATGGCGGTGTCGACGCCGCGGCGCCGCATCTGGATGAATGCGCCGGAGAATGGCTCGCCCGCCTTGGTGGTCACCATGAGCACGTCGCCCACTTTGGCGCTGTCGGCGTGGTCTCTGGAGAAGAGCCTCGTCCTGGCGCCGGTCGGGTCGAGGCGGGCGATTTCTTGCTGCTTCAGCGTGGGCATCGGGTCGGGATGGGTGGCTCGTGGTGAAGGGACTTGAGGCCAAATGTGGAATTTCGagaccttttgcttctccatGTCTAGATAACCCAATCGTTAGCGAGGTGATTTCTCTCTCCATGTTGCATTGCAAAATCCAGGCAAAGCCAGAAAATCGTACGTTGTCTTTGACTAAAGGCATTCTTCGCGATGGAGGGTATGGAGGGGCTCGCAGCCTCTGTCGCCAGGCATCTCTGCCATGTTCTCTGGTATCTCGTCCTCCTCAGAGCCGCCTTCAGACAGCCCATCGGCTGCCTCGCAACAGCAACATTCATCGTGATTGGGATTGGCGCCGCTGAAGCTTTTTCTGACTTTCAACTGCGGCTTGGGCAAGAAAGTCGCAAAAGCTCATGGCTCGAAAAGCCATGCATTCCGCCGCCGTGATTGGCCCggctcctctttttctccgaCCCACCCCAACTCTCAACTTGCGCCTAAGAATGGTCTGCATGTaactttttttcattttgtaGAGATTGTTACAACAAAAGACTGGTTGCTAGCCACAATTCACAGCAAAAATGTCAAATCGGTCACTACGGACGGCCGTTCGGTCAGTCGGTCGACTTAATGGACGAACGGCACGCCCTTCAGGCCTTGCGCCGAGGCAATTCAGCACTTCACCAGCGCATGGTACGCAATAGCACTCGGTATAAATCCAATCGAATGGCTTCTGACGCATAAACTGCAATAGGTGTAAGAGCCGTATTCGCCGAGACCGAAAACGACGAAATGAACAAAGTCCTCAACACCATCCAAGAAACCATCATCCTCCCCGCCTACCTCCCAGAAAAGCAGCGCAAGCTCGTCTTCGACCCCAAGATGAAGTCCTACCTCGAGCAGAaccccatcatcatcgaagTCGAGGGTCTCGAACACAAATTTTCCACCATTGATCGATTTGCCGGCATCGAAAACTCAAAGACCATTCTCAACAAGGCCCTCAAAAGCATGCAGAGCCAGGATGACTGGGCCAACCTGGCAACTCTTTTGGCGGGGTATAAGAAGGCCGGCATAAGGCTAAAGGCCAACCACTGGGGAAAGATTGTACGCATGGCAGGAGAGAGCGGCAACATTCACGCCGTGATTGAGTGCGCGAAGCAGTCCGACAAGACCGGGCTCATGTTCACCAACCGGGAAACAGTCGTCCGAGTACTATCTTACATCAACGAAAAGGTCACCAGCAGCAATTGGGACGTGGTCGAGACGAAGCAGGCACAAACATGGGCGGACCAAGTCCTCGATCTCCTCCAGCGCAAGGAACATGCGATTGAAGGCCAGCCCACCCGCGAGAGACTACACTTCTCCCGCGTCGTCCGCGGAATGACCCTCTTCGCAAAGGCCTCTGCCGCCAAAGTCAAGCAACAAGCCGGTGAACCCGTCGAGCAAGACCTCGTGCTGCTCAAGGATGAAGTCGACCTGCTCAGCTCACTATGGAAAGACTCAACGAATGCGAACCTGGAAGAGGTCGCTGACTTTGCAAAACTCAACCCTACCTTGGAGAGAAACTCCAACCCCAAGGGAGTCAAGATACCTACCGCCCTGAACGGAAGTGCATACGTGAAAGTCTTGGCACAGAACATCAAGGGTATCTCGCTGGCGCGTGAGGTCCTTGGTgaagatgctcaaggccTCGCACCGGTTGAGGTCACTCTAGCCGACCACTTGCGGAACTTTGTAAAGACTAGCAAGAGCTCAACAGAAGGCTGGGATCAAGAATACTCGACAATCGTCGGACAGGCACCGAAGTGGTAAAACCCTTGTACAACAAAATGAGGAGAGATTTTCAAATAAGGGGttcgagagaaagagagagagaggaaagcgGAATGATGCAGCAGAAGACACTTATTACGAGTTGATGGACGGACTAAAAAGGCGTTTTTTCTAGAACCAGGGGGAAAAGGGGTGGTTTAGATGAAAAAGATGAAAGTCTATAGTATATGTATCatcctatatatatatatatatacgtgtataataaaaaaagaaagcgcTCACGGCAGCACAATGTACTTTTCTAAATGCTTTGGAATAGCCCCCAAAAGGTTCTTCGTCTCCAGCCACTTCCGCGAAAACAACCGATCCGCATACCGGTACGCACCATCGCACAGCATCGTCACCACAACATGGCCCTTGCCCAGCTTCTCGGCAACCTCCTTGGCCGCCACGACGTTGAGCGACGAGCTCGCGCCCAGGTACAGGCCCTCCTCGTCCAGGCACCGGTACACCATCTCGATGCTCTTCTCGTCCGAGATGTGCAGCGACCCGTCCAGCAGGTCAATGTCCGGCTGCAGGTTGTCCGTCACGCGGCCCTGGCCGATGCCCTCGGTGATGCTGGAGCCCGTCCGCTCGATCAGCTTGCCGCCCGAGGAGATGTACGAGTGCAGCACGCTGCCCGGCGGGTCGGCAAGGAAGCTCTTGACGCGGCCGCCAGAGATCTCCTTTAGATACCTCGTCGTGCCGGCCAGCGTGCCCGCCGTGCCCGTGGCGCAAGTAAACGCATCAACCTTGCCATTGGTCTGCGTCCAAATCTCCGGGCCCGTCGTCTCGATGTGCGCCCGCCGATTCGCCGTGTTGTCAAACTGATTCGTCCACACGGCATTGTCCAGCGCCTCGGCATGCCTCTTGGCCTGGTGGTTGTAGTTCTGCGGGTTGTCAAACGCCACCGCCGGCACGGGGTACACCTCGGcgcccagcagccgcagcaggtCAATCTTGCCCTGCGACTGCGTGTTGGGCATGTAGATGACCAGCTTGTAGCCGCGCGAGCGGCAGACGTGGGCGAGGCCGATGCCCGTGTTGCCGGCCGTGCCCTCGACGACGGTGCCGCCGGGCTTCAGCAGGCCGCGCTCCTCGGCATCCTTGACGACGTAGAGCGCGGCGCGGTCCTTGACGGAGCCGCCTGGGTTCATGAACTCGGCCTTGCCCAGGATCTCGCAGCCGGTCTCCTCAGAGAGGCGGTTGAGGCGAATGAGGGGGGTGTTGCCAATGGCTGTGCGCAAAGCATGCAAGTAAGCATTACTGAACATCATCCATTATACCAATCCAATCCAtcgtagcagcagcgtcacATACCTCCAGTCAGCCCTCGCGCCACGCCTTGCGCCTTGGACACAGCAAGAGTATAAGCGCTGGGCTCGGCAGCTTTGGCCGCCGCAACAGCCAGGCGCTGCGCAGTTTGTCGGAACATGGCTGCAGTGATTCAGTGCCGTGCTTGTTTGGGGGCCCTGAAGAACCTCAATGGAGAGAGTTCCGTGCAGCGCTCGAGGATTTGTAAGTTTGCAGAGCATCAGTCCATCAATGGCCTCTTTCCCCAGAGACTCTGGCGCCGAGGGCCCGGTGGTGGGGCAGAGGCCCGAGGATCCGATCACGTCATTTTGCGCTTCTATTAGGGAGAGTCGTCGCCTGGAAGATGCCGCTTTTTTGCCGCACATGAGTGTTTTAGATGGACTGATGGCGGGTGTATCTAACAAAAGATGATGGCTTCTGCGGTGATGTCTTTTGCGAGTAGTATTCTTGATTTGAATAACCGAGGCTAAGAGTAAGGCTGGCGAGAGGTATCTcaggtacctactagtaggtgTGTAGCCTCTCATGAAATAGCGACTCAGTTATACTCCATATCTGCTACATTTTACCTagctttgttcttttcaaAGTAAGTGTAGCCCTGTGTAGATAAACAAGTCTCTGTCAGAATacattataattatttatcaTCTTTATGCTATTGAGAGCCTCATCACCATGATGTTTGAAAAgtgcccccctccccccccaaCCCCTGATGAACTAGGCAAAGATAGCGGGTGATTAGCTTCACCTCATATGCAAATCAGCCATATTCATCTAATGCTGCTCTTGCCCGGACTTGAACTTGCGTCGCAGTCTCGGCCGACAATTTTGACTCAAGGCCGCGAATCAAGCCAAAGTCCAGGCAAAACCACCAGCATAGGGTGAATATGGCTCAGTCCCATATGAGGTGGGCCAATCGCCCGGTATCAGTGCCTAACCAATCAGGAATCTCTCACATAACCGAATCAGCTTGCACTTGAATAAGCAACTGGACCAATCTATCCCTCTCTATTCCATCGTTGCCGAAGTATTGTGCTCTACACCTCTTCAAGGGTTTTGTGGCAAATGAACATACGGCGCTGGGAACATGCCCTTGGCACCCATATAAGTCCCAAAGAACCAGTCTCCGTTGATATCCCTTACTTCATCAATGTTGGCCCCTCGAGGAAACATTAGGTCATCCTCTTTGCCGGATTTTGGATACCATGCCCACATTGCATGGGCCATCAGCCCGCAGCCACCATCAGGCGGAAAGATCCGTGCATATGATATTTCACCAAAGCTCTCTGGGGCCGTTACCGATACCTCTGTAGTAGCGAGACGCTCGAGCTTTTCACTTCCATCATACCATGTCCATTTCTGGAAATCAGGATGCGCAATATTCTCCAGAGGCTCCATACGGATTGCTCTCCCGCCGACAAGGTCTTTTTCCACATATCGCCATTGACCAACTTTGCCTTCTATGAATTTGAGAACGACCATTCTGTGACCGCTGgggcatcttctccagcctGATGAGCCGTTTTCCTCGCTTATATCGCCCTTTAACTCCAAGTTACTGTAGCAGGAGGAACAGATATCGAAGTCTCCAGGAGTAGCATCTTGAGCAGTCGTATTTGTGCAGCTGAAGCAATGATATCTCGATTGCGATGGTGGAATGGCATCTTTGCAAATTTCGCACTTGCAATTGAATTCAATAGGTCTAAACGACCCAATTCCGGATATTTGTGACCCTGCAATTACAGTTGCTGTGGAGGGTCGGCTTACCGACTTGGGACTGCGAGGTCGATACATAGGTTTGAGTGTTCCTTCATGGGCCATCGGTAGAAGTTTATGGTTACAAGATTTGCCCTGATTCACACAGTTATTGCAGAATCCCCAGTCGCCCTCGTTACAAACGTCGCAGCGCCAAAAACACTCGTTGGCCCAAGCAAAACATCGTGAGCAAAATGTGCCCGTCTCCAGTCTCAGCTTCGGATCGTCGGTTGTTAATGTTTTCTTACTATCCGAGTTCATAGTTGTCGATGTAGGGCGCAGATAGCGACCAGCATTCAATATGTGAGGCATGGGGATCGATTCATCAGCTTGTTTGCGTTTCTCCCACTTCTTCCAAGCGCCATGGCCAAATCCAAACCAATGTAGGCAGCCCTTGCCTGACCGGTAGCAGTCGACGCATATGTTCCAGTAGCCATCATCGCACACTTTGCAGTTGTAATGCACGCTATACTGGATATCAGGCTTTTTGCATCGCGAGCAGCTAATTGAAGGCTCTTCAAACAGTTGTCGAGTGCGTTGATGTCTCGAGGTTGCCGTTGGGCTTTGAATGGGGCTGGATACCAAAGAAGTGGGAGGACTGACCACATCAGCCGGGCGGTTTGATTTAGAATTTCGCGCAGCTGCCAGCTCTATTAAATCGGGAGTGATTGGATTTGTGTGCGAAGTGGTTGATGGAAGGGTTTGTGCTCGGCTCGCAAAGGAGGCATTGTTCTCACTGCCGTTTGCTGGCGCATCGGCAgtttgagcagcagcaggtacTCCGGTTGAACTAGAACTTCGGCCAATTCTCAGAGCTGGTACTGATGCCGTGGGATCATAATTGCTCGGATTTCTTAGGGTTAAGTCGTTCTGAGAATGAGCAGCAGGTCTTGAATCCATGGAAGACAGAGCCATCGCTCCCAAAGTGTTCACCTGGCCACCACTGTTGGTTCGCCTTCTGGTCCTCCTCTCAGGCTCTCGAACGCCAAGACTTGCTGAAGATGATATCGGAGGTCTACTCCTGTCTCCCACTTCACTGATTGATCGTGAGTGCGAGCGGTGCTGGCTTGGATGCCTAGCGCTGTCAGGCCGCAGTCTGGAATCCAtcgatgcagatgcagaatGTCGTGTGCGTGAGTCggtcctcctctcttcttgtctagAGCGACCCCTTTGGCGCCTCCTATACGCCTCGGTGATGCGTTGACTGAGTTCATCATCCCGGCTCAAATCAATGTTATCGAGATCAAGGCCGTCCAACAGGCCCTCTTCTTGGATCTGCCGTGCAAACTCCTCGATTTCCCTCTGGATATCTCGCTCGCTCATCTCAGACCCGATTAACGACCTCAGTGACGACTGGTGCTCAACTTGGCGTTGTCGCGATTCGCTACGTCTTCTTCGAGCCTGTGAGTCCCCGTCCGCAGATAAGTAGTCAGAGTTGCTCCGGCCGTTTTCTCCCCTGTCATTTGCCGTCCGCGGCGAACGGCCATCCGCTCTATAATCCGAGCTCGATCGAGATCGCCCATCTGCCTGTCTCCTCGCTGTTCTTGTCTGTGGTGCATCTGGcatggcagcggcaatggCTTCTTGCAGACTTAGCTCTCTCACCTCATCTATCAGCCTCTggtcctcttcctcggccCGCTTCTCTTCGGCTGTCCGTTCACGAGTCTTGACCTTGGGCATGACTTGGTCACCAGGTTTGTacttttcttccatctctttcttgtCGGCGTCCGACCGTGCTTTGGCAGGGTTAGCCGCCGTGTACATCTCAAGGAGAGTCGCAACGGTGGCATTATGCCGAGTGTCCCTCACTGAGCTCCGACATGATGGACAGGTAAAGATGATTGCGTCTGGCGGTGGCGGGGTAGGAGCCCGCCCTACCTTTTCAGCCTGGAAGCGAAACCATTCTTTCAAACACGACCCGCAGTATGTATGAAGACAGTCGAGCAGAGTGAGCGGTTGGTAGAGAAGATCAGCGCATATCTATTAGATGACGTGTCAGTTGGGCGGCCATGTATGCTGGGCACCCACGCGGGGTATCGTCTTCATACCGAGCATGTCAGCTCCTTGCCCAGGTCGAAGCTAGGTTTTCGAGACTCCATTCATATTTTGTTTCGTTTTGCGGATGGGGAGAAGCGTAGGCGATGTGAACGGCGCATGTGGACAGAGATGTGCTGTTTGAGCGGAATTAAAATCCTCTTGATCACAGCCCCGACTTCATGGTTGGAGGAGGCAGATTCGCAGCGGTGGCCGCCAACCATTTAAAGAGCACCGCCTGTGGGTACGTACCTTAGTAGCTGCACGAGGCGTGAGCGGGGCTTATATCGCAATGGGATCAGGTGCATGTCATGTAGACACAATCAGACGGATAAGCCGTGATTACAGGCTGCATATACACGCCATAACAAGCTATTATGAAACATATGGCTACAAATCCTCTAGCTATGGTTTCCAGAGCCTTGTTTCGAACCACAGTCAGACGCCCAACCGCGGATTCTgaattaaagttaaagctaGGTGTGGATTAGCCGAAGGCACTCTATCTGGAGAGCTGATTTCCATTTTAGGCAGTCATCTTCACTGCTATATTCTCACTTCGTCGTGATATCGGGAGCATCCAGTGTTATTATTCGATGCAGTTAGTCGTATATCCCCGGCTTATTTTCAGCCCTATATGCGGTCCGTTTCAACTTGAACCAAAATTACCCAAATGGGCCACTATGAATGAATAGGCTATCCCATGTAGAATCCTTCCACTAGATGGATGTTTCGGAGATAAGACATAAACTCGGGTCAGTGACGCAACTCAAGCCTCCAACTTTGAACAAACACAAAACCCCTTCATCCAGAACAGAAAACATTTCGCAGCATGAAATTGATCATTGTTGGATCCAGCGGCTTCGTTGGTAAAGCACTTGTCCGCCAGGCAATCAGCTCCCCTGCCATAACGTCTGTTGTGGGACTTGGCCGCCGCGAGACCCCCGTCCCAGAGGATCTTAGTAACCCTGCTGATGCGGCAAAGCTCACATCCGTTGTGTGCGATGATTTTTTGAATTACTCAGACGTAGCCAAGCAGAAGCTATCCAATGCTGATGCCTGCATTTGGTGAGTCTTGTCTTGGGATGAAGTCAATGACTTGAGTCTCTGACGTTTCTTCAATACAGGCTTATGGCTGTAACTCCGAATAAGTCTGGGGCTATGCCTTGGGATGAAGTCCGAAAGATCTGCTTGGAGTATACCATTGCTGGCCTCGAAACTCTTTCCAAGCTCCCGCGAGGCAATGAAGCAAAGCCTCTGCGATTTTTGTATGTGAGCGGTGCTAACACTGAGCGTGACCAAACTAAGAAACCATGGGTGATGGGCGATTATTGCCTGATGAGAGTGAGTATCGAGCATTCTCTTCCCAACCTCTAGCAAGAGGGAGAGCAAAAATTTTTTGCTAAATAGTTCACCACAGGGAGGAGTAGAGACCCGCGTTCTCGACTTTGCCAAAAATTCCAATGGCACTATTGAGACCTGCATACTCAAACCAGGCCTCATTCGAGACTCTCAGCAAGGAAACATGTTCATCAATGCTTTTCAAAACATCGCTACCACTTTTATAAGCCTTCCAATCATTTACTTGGATGAAGTTGTGGCGGCCTTACTTAACCAGGCGACAAAAGGATTCGAGAAGGAAACGCTGGAGAATGCCGACATTGCAAGGATTGGAAAGGAGGAGCTGGTAGAGCGGGAGGAAGCGCTTGAATAAGCATAGGATCTTATGAGGCTTTTTGAGTCATAGGCTACACACCCAACTCTATACAGAATGATAATTAATGCTACATTTTCTTCAAGCATGTCCAGGCGATGTCGGATGAAGGTATCTGTAGCTGTAGTAATAGGAGCCATCTCGGTGCAATTTGAGTAAAAGATCCGAAATGCTTTGAGCAGAGATTTGAGAAATACTTACGGGGCCCCGTAGGTTTTACGATATATATCTCAAATTGTCCTTGATGTAATTGATAGCTCTATTAGTTTACTTTAAATTGTTTCTGGttggcatatatatatcctttttattatacacCCCCCTTTTCATCACTCGTGATGATACCATTGCTATCCTTCACATCAAACTTACGCCCGCTCACGAGTGAGTCCactcagccttcttcttctccgcaaAAGCCTTCATGCCAATCTTCTGATCCTGGCTGCCAAACAAGCTGTGGAAAACGCGCCTCTCAAACTCAACTCCGTCCCGCAGAGCAAGGTCCTGGCTCTTGTTGACGACCTCCTTGCAAGCCTGGACAGCCACCTTTGAGTACCCGGCAATGGTCTCGGCCAGCTTCAGGGTCTCTTCCATCAAAGCCTCGTACGTGGGGAAAGTTCTAGCCGCAAGGCCCCATTTCTCAGCCTCCACGCCGCTGAACGACTTGCCCGTGAGGATGAGCTCCATGGCCTTGGACTTGCCAATGGCGCGGGTGAGTCGCTGGCTGCCGCCGGCGCCGGGGATGGTTCCCAGCTTGACCTCGGGCTGGCCAAAGTTGGCGCCCTCTGTGCAGTAGATGAGATCGCACATCATGGCAAGCTCGCAGCCACCGCCAAGCGCATGCCCAGAAACAGCGGCAATGATGGGCTTCTTAACCTGGGTGGTCAGGAGCGACCACGACTCAATGAAGGCCTTGGTGTAAGCGTCTGAGAAAGTGAGGGGAGCCATCTCCTTGATATCAGCTCCGGCAGCGAAAGCCCTCTGCGAGCCGGTCAGAATGATGACGGAGGTTTCATCAGAGGCATTGAAATCAACAAGAGCGTCATTGAGCTCGTGGATAAGAGGCGTGCACAGCGCATTGAGTGCCTTTGGTCGGTTCAAAGTCACTTGAGAATAAAGTCAATAAACCAGCCTTTTCGACTTATATGTATACAAGTCCGGTTATATTCACCTTGTCCAACGCCCGGCGCCGGCGAAGAAGTCTGGATATACTCGTACGTCTTGGAGCTATAAGCCCGTGCAATTCGAGGCAGAGTGGACCGCTGGAAGGGCACCTTGGCGACCGCCGGTCTCATAAAACGAAAGGTATTCATGGCGCTGGTAGCTTTCAATGAGACTCAATGGCTAGAATGGGAGAGGGGGAAGGGGCACAAAAAATACGGCTTCAGCgtaaaagcaaaagtgaTGAGAGGCAGATGCCGGCTCTAAATGGGTAAAATACTGGAAAGCATCGGCTCAGAGCCGAGGATAAACAGCTCCCAGCTGCTACTTCGGCCTCCGTCCAGCAGTGACGAAATGGAGAGGGGCGCCGGTGCTTACATGTACAGAGTGCGGAAATACGATTCCCCGCCGCCGTGGCTGTCCTGTTCTAATTCGTGGCTGCGTCTACATTCAGATCAACGGTGCATTGGAACGCCGCTGTGGAAAGGTTAGCTATTTAAAGGAACAGACTCGTATAATAACTTCGAAACAAGCTGGTTGCTTTGGTGAAGCTAAAGCCTCCTTTTTGACCTCCATTGTGAAGATCAGTTCATAGCTGTATTTTTTTCTAACtgtccatcttttttttttccagccgCCTACTGAATCTCGTCTCACTGTGTTTATATTTTCGCTGCGAATAAAGTTTCATACTATTGCCAGAGCGGTCCGCAGCACAAGTTCAAGCTTCTGCAGATATGCGATTTTCTGCAATGCAAGGCCGCACAGGCTTTCTCTAGACAAAGGCAAACGCAACGTTTGCCTACTCCGgtgaattaaaaaaaaaaaaaaaaaaaaaaaaaaaaaaaaaaaaagagtaacaACATTTGTATTCTATTCATGTTTATTAGAGCTTGACATACACTATGGCCTAAGTCTATGGCGGCATTCCGGAAGCCCCCTATCTCATTGTATAGACTATAAGATTATGGCGTCTGACGGTAACTTTTCTCATGATTTCCctggttttttcttctcttagTACTggaatatagtataaaaaccCTTCGAGACTCTTTGGCTTTACTCAATGGCTCATAAAGAGTTTGGATCCTTGAATGGCTTTGCTAAAAATCCCACTTCGtgcaaaggcaaaagagcCTCTATTCCACTCAGTCAGGCGTATAATAACACCATTACCCTGCCAcgtttcttttgtttgtttatttatttctccCTCTATCTTTTTACATAGATTCTCGTGGCATTTTCGGTTTCATCTCTCGCGCAGACGTTTACGATCCAAACCGCAAGATAATTCCAACAACGCCAGAATACTTCCCATTTCCAACTACAAGATGTCTACCACTCTTCCGATCGAGATACTCCTCCAAATAGCCCAATACCTTGATTGCAATGGGCAGTACACACTTCTACGAGCCTGTCCATTTTTAGCAGGTGATTTTGTGTACGGCCGACATCTCTTGGCCGACGCGGacagcaacggcaacaacCTGGTGCATATACTTGCACAGAATGGAGAGGAGGCACTGCTAAAGTCTCTGTTCCCGGATGACGACCTGGAGAGAAGTTTCTGCGTTCGAAATGTCATCCCTCGTCTAAAGCAGATGCTTCTCACACGATCCATAAACGACGAGGGGGCCACGCCCATTCATCTGGCGGCAGAAAAGGGGCATCTCGCCATTGTCGAGTGGATCGCAAAGCGCCCGGCAGTAGACCTCAGCTTCGAAGATAGAGCAGGGGCAACATGCGTGGAGCGAGCGGCGAGGGCAGGGCAAACGGAAGTCGTCAGCCTACTTCTCGACAACCCTAATTTGACGACGGATTGGAACGCCAGCCAGCGGTCAAACCCCCTTTGCCTGGCTGCCGAATATGGCCACATCGAGACCGTAAGGGCAATTCTCACGCGCCACGGGAATAGAGTCAATGTCAACTCCCGTGCAGCCTACGGCATCACAGCTCTGAGCCTCGCCGTCCTGCGAGATCATGAAGCAATCACAGAGATGTTGCTTCAGCAAAAGGACATTGACATCAACGCGGAGGATTATCTGGGCAACAGTACGTTGCACATGGCGGTCCGAAGCAAGAACCATGCCGCCCTGGAGCTCCTCCTGGAACACCCGAATGCCGATCCTAACGTTCGGGACTGGTACGGTCACACCCCTCTACAGGAGGCCGTCTCCATGGGCGACGAGGCCACAGTCAGGCTCTTTCTCAAGCACCCAGGAACGGATGTCAATCTCGGGAACAGCAAGCAGGTCACTCCCCTCATCAAGGCGGTACAGGAATGCCGCGAGCGGATTGCCCAGCTCTTGCTCAAGCGATCCGACATTGAAGCCGACAAGAAGGACTACTGCGGCATGACCGCCTTCGCTTGGGCAGCATTCCTGGGCCGCGTTGAGATTGCCGAGATGCTGCTCCAGCGGCCAGACGTCGACCCCAATTCGAGAGACGAAGACGGCGTGACGCCACTCAGCCACTCCATGCACGCCGGTTGGGAGGACGTGGCCGAGTTCCTCATCAACAGGGACGACGTCGAGATCAACGCCGAGGACGATTTTGGCTGGACGGCTCTAGCTCACGCCAAAGGCGCTCCCGACGGCATCTCGATTCtcttgatgaagatgcttcTCCAGCGCGGGGCCACCATGGAGCTCTACCCAGAGATGATGGTCATGTCCAAGTCAATGGCCCATTCCGACATTGCCATCGACATGGTGGCGTCGATGATTGATGACCACGATCTCGAGGCATACATGATCAAGCGTTTCGGGCAAGAGAAGACAAACGAGGCCTTGGTGGACGGTGAGAATGGGGTGAGGACACTGCTCTTCCGGAATACCagggcgatgaggatgagacgGGATGCAGTGGAGGGGATTCGATATCAGGAGCCTTATTGAGGCGTAGGAAGTTTGGACTTTGTTTTGGATTGATATTTGAGGCTCAGAATTTGGCGCATGTTATTATGGCGTTTCACGAATATTTGGTTGATATACCACATGTAGATGTAGTTTTAATCAATATGAAGAGAAGTTGTATGTTCTACTTCGTATTAGTACGTCTAAGTGATGGTGGGGCCCAAAGC
It encodes:
- a CDS encoding mitochondrial 54S ribosomal protein bL19m (BUSCO:EOG092D3W5S); the protein is MNVAVARQPMGCLKAALRRTRYQRTWQRCLATEAASPSIPSIAKNAFSQRQHMEKQKVSKFHIWPQVPSPRATHPDPMPTLKQQEIARLDPTGARTRLFSRDHADSAKVGDVLMVTTKAGEPFSGAFIQMRRRGVDTAILLRGQLMKTGVETWFKIYSPTVTGIDIIWRKPKRARRARLTFMRKPKHDMGSVDNLVSAWKKERYALRSKAKQAGGKQIRR
- a CDS encoding uncharacterized protein (EggNog:ENOG41), producing the protein MERGAGAYMYRVRKYDSPPPWLSCSNSWLRLHSDQRCIGTPLWKDNSNNARILPISNYKMSTTLPIEILLQIAQYLDCNGQYTLLRACPFLAGDFVYGRHLLADADSNGNNLVHILAQNGEEALLKSLFPDDDLERSFCVRNVIPRLKQMLLTRSINDEGATPIHLAAEKGHLAIVEWIAKRPAVDLSFEDRAGATCVERAARAGQTEVVSLLLDNPNLTTDWNASQRSNPLCLAAEYGHIETVRAILTRHGNRVNVNSRAAYGITALSLAVLRDHEAITEMLLQQKDIDINAEDYLGNSTLHMAVRSKNHAALELLLEHPNADPNVRDWYGHTPLQEAVSMGDEATVRLFLKHPGTDVNLGNSKQVTPLIKAVQECRERIAQLLLKRSDIEADKKDYCGMTAFAWAAFLGRVEIAEMLLQRPDVDPNSRDEDGVTPLSHSMHAGWEDVAEFLINRDDVEINAEDDFGWTALAHAKGAPDGISILLMKMLLQRGATMELYPEMMVMSKSMAHSDIAIDMVASMIDDHDLEAYMIKRFGQEKTNEALVDGENGVRTLLFRNTRAMRMRRDAVEGIRYQEPY
- a CDS encoding uncharacterized protein (EggNog:ENOG41) yields the protein MSNRSLRTAVRSVGRLNGRTARPSGLAPRQFSTSPAHGVRAVFAETENDEMNKVLNTIQETIILPAYLPEKQRKLVFDPKMKSYLEQNPIIIEVEGLEHKFSTIDRFAGIENSKTILNKALKSMQSQDDWANLATLLAGYKKAGIRLKANHWGKIVRMAGESGNIHAVIECAKQSDKTGLMFTNRETVVRVLSYINEKVTSSNWDVVETKQAQTWADQVLDLLQRKEHAIEGQPTRERLHFSRVVRGMTLFAKASAAKVKQQAGEPVEQDLVLLKDEVDLLSSLWKDSTNANLEEVADFAKLNPTLERNSNPKGVKIPTALNGSAYVKVLAQNIKGISLAREVLGEDAQGLAPVEVTLADHLRNFVKTSKSSTEGWDQEYSTIVGQAPKW
- the CYS17 gene encoding Cysteine synthase 1 encodes the protein MFRQTAQRLAVAAAKAAEPSAYTLAVSKAQGVARGLTGAIGNTPLIRLNRLSEETGCEILGKAEFMNPGGSVKDRAALYVVKDAEERGLLKPGGTVVEGTAGNTGIGLAHVCRSRGYKLVIYMPNTQSQGKIDLLRLLGAEVYPVPAVAFDNPQNYNHQAKRHAEALDNAVWTNQFDNTANRRAHIETTGPEIWTQTNGKVDAFTCATGTAGTLAGTTRYLKEISGGRVKSFLADPPGSVLHSYISSGGKLIERTGSSITEGIGQGRVTDNLQPDIDLLDGSLHISDEKSIEMVYRCLDEEGLYLGASSSLNVVAAKEVAEKLGKGHVVVTMLCDGAYRYADRLFSRKWLETKNLLGAIPKHLEKYIVLP
- a CDS encoding uncharacterized protein (EggNog:ENOG41), whose translation is MKLIIVGSSGFVGKALVRQAISSPAITSVVGLGRRETPVPEDLSNPADAAKLTSVVCDDFLNYSDVAKQKLSNADACIWLMAVTPNKSGAMPWDEVRKICLEYTIAGLETLSKLPRGNEAKPLRFLYVSGANTERDQTKKPWVMGDYCLMRGGVETRVLDFAKNSNGTIETCILKPGLIRDSQQGNMFINAFQNIATTFISLPIIYLDEVVAALLNQATKGFEKETLENADIARIGKEELVEREEALE